A single window of Sneathia sanguinegens DNA harbors:
- a CDS encoding ABC transporter ATP-binding protein has product MISINNLTKKFKNKVILNNLNLFLENGKILGLLGPNGSGKTTLLKILSNTSKADSGSIIINNEKLSYKTNEFVAFLPDVPFADTSNTIEQSILEFKYFYKDFDENKANNLLKKLNLNKKAKIKTLSKGMLEKLHLILILSRKAKLYILDEPIAGVDIVTRNEIMNLLTENLESDACVIVTTHLIHDIEQIFDKVCFLKNGQIDKIYDVEEVRSTKNKSIEELYIEYFGDDNND; this is encoded by the coding sequence ATGATATCAATTAACAATTTAACAAAAAAATTTAAAAATAAAGTTATACTTAATAATTTAAATCTTTTTTTAGAAAATGGTAAAATCTTAGGTCTTTTAGGTCCTAATGGTTCAGGTAAAACAACTCTACTTAAAATTTTATCTAACACTTCGAAAGCCGATAGTGGTTCTATTATAATAAACAATGAAAAATTATCATATAAGACTAATGAGTTTGTAGCTTTTTTACCAGATGTTCCTTTTGCTGATACTTCAAACACAATAGAACAAAGTATCCTTGAGTTCAAATATTTTTATAAGGATTTTGATGAAAATAAAGCAAATAATTTACTAAAAAAACTTAATTTAAATAAAAAAGCAAAAATAAAAACTTTATCTAAAGGAATGCTAGAAAAATTACATTTAATATTAATTTTATCTAGAAAAGCAAAATTATATATTTTAGATGAACCTATAGCTGGAGTCGATATAGTAACAAGAAATGAAATTATGAATTTATTAACTGAAAATTTAGAAAGTGATGCTTGTGTAATAGTAACAACACATTTAATTCATGATATTGAACAAATTTTTGATAAAGTTTGTTTCCTAAAAAATGGTCAAATAGATAAAATATATGATGTAGAAGAAGTTAGATCTACTAAAAATAAATCCATAGAAGAACTTTATATTGAATATTTTGGAGATGATAATAATGATTAA
- the ahpC gene encoding alkyl hydroperoxide reductase subunit C — translation MAIIGKKIEDFTVNAYHNESLDVINFEKDIKGHWSLFFFYPADFTFVCPTELEDLQDHYLEFENLGFKVFSVSTDTHFCHKAWHDTSERINKITYAMIGDKTGELSRMFDVYDETTGLANRGAFILNPEGEIVACDITADGVGREVSEILRKATAAKFIAEHPGLVCPAKWEEGKETLEPGLDLVGKL, via the coding sequence ATGGCAATAATTGGGAAAAAAATTGAAGATTTTACTGTTAACGCATATCACAATGAAAGTTTAGATGTAATTAATTTTGAAAAAGATATTAAAGGACATTGGTCATTATTTTTCTTTTATCCTGCAGACTTTACATTTGTATGTCCCACAGAATTAGAAGATTTACAAGACCATTACCTTGAATTTGAAAATCTTGGTTTCAAAGTTTTTTCAGTAAGTACAGATACACATTTCTGTCACAAGGCTTGGCATGATACATCAGAAAGAATTAATAAAATTACATATGCAATGATAGGTGATAAAACAGGAGAATTATCAAGAATGTTTGATGTTTATGATGAAACAACAGGTTTAGCTAATAGAGGTGCTTTCATCTTAAATCCTGAAGGTGAAATAGTTGCTTGTGATATTACAGCTGATGGTGTAGGTAGAGAAGTCAGCGAAATATTAAGAAAGGCTACAGCTGCTAAGTTCATAGCTGAACATCCAGGACTTGTATGTCCAGCTAAATGGGAAGAAGGTAAAGAAACACTAGAACCTGGTTTGGATTTGGTAGGTAAATTATAA
- the secY gene encoding preprotein translocase subunit SecY: MTLSEAIMTRLNSIIKVRELRRRVTYTLLMFLIARIGVHIAVPGINMAAFGKITNNPLAQFLDLFSGGAIQRASIFSLGITPYINASIVFQLLGVLYPKIEEMQREGGKQRDTITQWTRYMAIGIALVQSIGISFILQAQRIVIEPGILFVISTVALMTGGAAFLMWLSEKISIKGIGNGTSMLIFLNIVANLPQVSFNMWKTLSKTNFGRVLLTSSIILFIVIIVVMVIIQLGERRIPIQYVGKSSRGFGQGPSVVGKKTFLPVKINTAGVMPIIFASMLMAIPGLIVASIKDPTKHKYWEKLLGQTGWLYLLITVFLIILFSFFYTAIVFDPDKIAESLKQSGGTLPLKRAGSETADYLEEVVTTITYGTAVFLAILGILPNIWFGYVVHMPVMIGGTSLIILVGVAVELIQQIDSHLAVKKYRGFVQRHRPKSDR; encoded by the coding sequence ATGACATTATCTGAAGCAATAATGACTAGATTAAATTCTATTATTAAGGTTAGAGAACTAAGAAGAAGAGTTACATATACCCTATTGATGTTTTTGATTGCAAGAATAGGTGTTCATATAGCTGTTCCAGGCATCAATATGGCTGCCTTTGGGAAGATAACTAATAATCCATTAGCACAATTTTTGGATTTATTCTCAGGGGGAGCTATACAAAGAGCCTCAATTTTCTCTTTAGGTATTACTCCATATATTAACGCTTCCATAGTATTTCAATTGTTAGGAGTTTTGTATCCTAAAATAGAAGAAATGCAAAGAGAAGGTGGAAAGCAAAGAGACACTATTACTCAATGGACAAGATATATGGCTATAGGTATAGCCCTTGTTCAATCAATAGGTATATCATTTATACTACAAGCACAAAGAATAGTAATAGAACCAGGGATATTATTTGTAATTTCAACTGTTGCACTTATGACAGGTGGAGCAGCCTTCCTTATGTGGTTATCTGAAAAGATATCAATAAAGGGAATAGGAAATGGAACATCAATGTTGATCTTTTTGAACATTGTTGCAAATTTACCTCAAGTTAGTTTTAATATGTGGAAGACCTTATCTAAAACAAATTTTGGAAGAGTACTATTAACATCTTCAATAATCTTATTTATAGTAATAATAGTAGTTATGGTAATAATTCAATTAGGTGAAAGAAGAATACCAATACAATATGTTGGGAAATCAAGTAGAGGTTTTGGACAAGGACCAAGTGTAGTTGGTAAAAAAACATTTTTACCAGTTAAAATTAATACTGCAGGTGTTATGCCTATAATCTTTGCTTCAATGTTGATGGCTATACCAGGTTTAATAGTTGCATCAATTAAAGATCCTACTAAGCATAAATATTGGGAAAAACTGCTTGGACAAACAGGTTGGTTATATTTACTAATTACAGTATTTTTAATCATATTGTTCTCTTTCTTCTATACAGCAATAGTATTTGATCCAGATAAGATAGCTGAAAGCTTAAAACAAAGTGGTGGTACTTTACCATTGAAAAGAGCAGGTAGTGAAACAGCTGATTATCTTGAAGAAGTGGTTACAACTATAACATATGGAACAGCGGTATTTTTAGCTATATTAGGAATATTACCTAATATTTGGTTTGGTTATGTAGTTCATATGCCAGTTATGATAGGTGGAACAAGTTTAATAATTCTAGTTGGAGTAGCAGTTGAGTTAATTCAACAAATAGATTCTCATCTAGCAGTTAAAAAATATCGTGGTTTTGTACAAAGACATAGACCAAAAAGTGATAGATAA
- a CDS encoding ABC transporter substrate-binding protein, with protein sequence MKKLFFILFLPLLIACSNFGNGKYINTAMPVDIDSLNPYKFVGSSTEEIMFNVYEGLVKQTPNGEVEPAIAKKYTISDDGLVYTFEIRDNVYFHNDTKLTPSDVVFSINKMRELALQPAFKNIKTVKEEGNKVIIELEKKDASLIYYLITPIVDEQSYSNIENKAIGTGPYYVDEYKREQKIVLKAFDKYWGEKPSIKKVKINIMPNTDTIFLKFLSGELNFVYNLDSKKLKEIKDKNVVKTPRNMLFILGINNKKYDKNVREALSVAVNRKEIVDNVLSGNGRLLDKDRNGDTSILKNMVFELKVPTNSKMYTDTAQVIKQQLAKVGAKVNIVQIEWASWLQDVYANRNYELTLIGFTGKLDKDAVYRRYTTSYKKNFTNFNNSEYDELIKEAKVTLDGNKRNELYNKAWGILLADCGSVFIADPENIIAFDKNISGFVPYTISFINFAKLKMNK encoded by the coding sequence ATGAAAAAACTATTTTTTATCTTATTTCTCCCACTATTAATTGCCTGCTCTAATTTTGGAAATGGTAAATATATCAATACGGCTATGCCAGTAGATATTGACAGTTTAAATCCATATAAATTTGTGGGTAGTTCAACAGAAGAAATTATGTTTAATGTTTATGAAGGATTAGTGAAACAAACACCAAATGGAGAAGTAGAACCAGCTATTGCTAAAAAATATACTATTTCAGATGATGGTTTAGTTTATACATTTGAAATTAGAGATAATGTATATTTTCACAATGATACAAAATTAACACCAAGTGATGTTGTATTTTCAATAAATAAAATGAGGGAATTGGCATTACAGCCAGCTTTTAAAAATATTAAAACAGTTAAAGAAGAAGGAAATAAAGTAATAATTGAATTAGAAAAAAAAGATGCTTCTTTAATTTATTATTTAATAACTCCTATAGTTGACGAGCAAAGTTATTCTAATATTGAAAATAAAGCTATTGGAACTGGACCATATTATGTTGATGAATATAAGAGGGAACAAAAGATAGTTTTAAAGGCATTTGATAAGTATTGGGGAGAAAAACCAAGCATAAAAAAAGTTAAAATTAATATAATGCCAAATACAGATACAATATTCTTAAAATTCTTAAGTGGAGAATTGAATTTTGTATATAATCTTGATTCTAAGAAACTTAAAGAAATAAAGGACAAAAATGTTGTTAAAACACCTAGAAATATGCTATTTATTCTAGGAATAAATAATAAGAAATATGATAAAAATGTAAGAGAGGCATTAAGTGTTGCAGTAAATAGAAAAGAGATAGTAGATAATGTACTTAGTGGAAATGGTAGATTATTAGATAAAGATAGAAATGGTGACACAAGTATATTAAAAAATATGGTATTTGAATTAAAGGTGCCAACTAATAGCAAAATGTATACAGATACAGCACAAGTTATAAAGCAACAATTAGCAAAAGTTGGAGCAAAAGTAAATATAGTTCAAATTGAATGGGCAAGTTGGTTACAAGATGTATATGCAAATAGAAATTATGAATTAACCTTAATTGGTTTCACTGGTAAATTAGATAAGGATGCTGTTTATAGAAGATATACGACAAGTTATAAAAAGAATTTTACAAACTTTAATAATTCAGAATATGATGAATTAATAAAAGAAGCAAAAGTAACATTGGATGGAAATAAGAGAAATGAATTATATAATAAAGCATGGGGAATATTACTTGCAGATTGTGGAAGTGTATTTATAGCTGATCCTGAAAATATTATAGCTTTTGATAAAAATATTAGTGGTTTTGTGCCATATACTATTTCATTTATAAATTTTGCAAAATTAAAAATGAATAAATAA
- a CDS encoding ABC transporter permease: protein MIKYFIYIFKKDFLTLLGTAILLLIGNFSLQYTPAINSGLFKFIVFILYSIYIFFLIYRCIEYVTADLFNNRKYFTYTLPLSKYSIQFGKLLYALVYSIIMVSTLIFIICISKNNMEIFNIKTTNIILFIFTTSFTCLFIYSIANISFVLGKIFTNSKMVCGFLAVILIIFAIVFDTNSVTKLFTFFNLENETIAILVISAIHLAYSIILTFISSYLLDKKLEV, encoded by the coding sequence ATGATTAAATACTTTATTTATATATTTAAAAAAGATTTTTTAACTCTTTTGGGAACAGCAATTTTATTATTGATTGGAAATTTTTCATTACAATATACACCTGCTATTAATTCAGGTTTATTTAAATTTATTGTATTTATTCTTTATTCAATATACATATTCTTTTTAATTTATCGTTGCATAGAATATGTTACAGCAGATTTATTCAATAATAGAAAATATTTCACCTATACTTTACCTTTATCAAAGTATAGTATTCAATTTGGTAAATTACTTTATGCCTTAGTTTATTCTATTATTATGGTTTCAACATTGATATTTATAATATGTATTTCAAAAAATAATATGGAAATTTTCAATATTAAAACGACTAATATTATTTTATTCATATTTACAACTAGCTTTACCTGCTTATTTATTTATTCAATAGCAAATATTTCATTTGTACTTGGAAAAATATTTACTAATAGCAAAATGGTCTGTGGCTTTTTAGCTGTTATACTAATAATATTTGCAATTGTTTTTGATACTAATAGTGTAACCAAATTATTTACTTTTTTTAATCTTGAAAATGAAACAATAGCAATTTTAGTAATTTCAGCTATTCATTTAGCTTATTCTATAATTTTGACTTTTATATCTTCTTATTTGTTAGATAAAAAGCTCGAAGTTTAG
- a CDS encoding PTS sugar transporter subunit IIA, protein MLKNVLLPETILLDVDAKDKIDLFNKITALAKELDIISDENKVIEEFYAKEQSSETYLGTDCAIPHARSNKVLKNTIFFVRVKKAIRWSDEDNAKFIFAILAKEADVDLHIDMLMAVSKKVLDNDFLNLIKVSNDKDEILNAFNK, encoded by the coding sequence ATGCTTAAGAATGTACTATTACCAGAAACTATTTTGCTAGATGTTGATGCAAAAGATAAAATTGATTTATTTAATAAAATAACAGCTTTAGCTAAAGAATTAGATATTATTTCTGATGAAAATAAAGTTATAGAAGAATTTTATGCAAAAGAACAAAGTTCAGAAACTTATTTAGGTACAGATTGTGCCATACCACATGCAAGAAGTAATAAGGTGTTAAAAAATACAATTTTCTTTGTTCGTGTAAAAAAAGCTATAAGATGGTCTGATGAAGATAATGCTAAATTTATATTTGCAATTTTAGCAAAAGAAGCTGATGTTGATTTACATATTGACATGCTAATGGCTGTATCTAAAAAAGTGTTAGATAACGATTTCTTAAACTTAATAAAAGTTTCAAATGATAAAGATGAAATTTTAAATGCATTTAATAAATAG
- a CDS encoding heavy metal translocating P-type ATPase yields MEKYRLEGLDCADCGIKLEKYLQEKEYVEEVSISFATKTMIITTKDMAKVKKDIKEIEPDVKVLEPNKSKADIEADHEINNLEKEKYLIITSFVLFAIAFIVEILQKFMYVPYDLYLFFDPIYIVSYLIIGLPILIGAYNCIIRKNFFDEKVLMSISTIAAFCIGSFEEACGVMVFYAIGEYFQNIAIINSRKDIKNLLELKEDTANVILDENENFEEVKIEDVREGSYILVKPGEKVPLDGIIVKGSGEFNLAALTGESMPKQIEIGEAVYAGAINMNSKIILKVTHKYENSSMFKLVELIESSMHKKTKADKFITTFSNWYTPCIIILAILVAILPPLFTQRITFEKSLYSSIVLLVISCPCALVLSIPLTYFTGVGSLAKKGILVKAINIFDTVEKVDTVFLDKTGTITEGKFHVAEINEYYDNMRDLNEREIFEYIYIAENNSNHPIAKSIIEFIKAKYGLTKVKYDDVYMEFISYCQHCGCCHKPKEHGENKDGKMYVDEYRHHIGHFEEDLCNNHEFSINNPEEDKTFGQDIQIKSLKEIAGQGIKLITEKYEVLVGNDAMMKKNKVLIPASAKNIKDEYGTNVNVAFNGQYVLNIYIRDKVKKDTKEAIKQMRQNGIKNIVMLTGDNRLSAMEVKNSLTIDECYYNLLPNDKLKILEEHKKGQKIMYLGDGINDAPVIASADVGVAMGKAGSDVTIGASDIVFNTETLMNVVYLKKNAKKMKYIVLENISIILIVKFIIIILGILGKAGMWGAVFGDVGVALVAIFNSKRIKRIKIN; encoded by the coding sequence ATGGAAAAATATAGACTAGAAGGATTAGATTGTGCAGATTGCGGAATAAAATTAGAGAAATATTTACAGGAAAAAGAATATGTAGAAGAAGTTAGCATAAGTTTTGCAACTAAAACAATGATAATAACTACAAAGGACATGGCAAAGGTTAAAAAAGACATAAAAGAAATTGAACCTGATGTTAAAGTTTTAGAACCTAATAAAAGTAAGGCAGATATAGAAGCAGATCATGAAATAAATAATTTAGAAAAAGAAAAATATCTTATTATTACTTCATTTGTTCTTTTTGCCATAGCATTTATTGTAGAAATATTGCAAAAATTTATGTATGTTCCTTATGATCTATATTTGTTCTTTGATCCCATATATATAGTATCTTATTTGATAATAGGGTTACCTATATTAATAGGAGCATATAATTGTATAATAAGAAAAAATTTCTTTGATGAAAAAGTACTTATGAGTATATCGACAATAGCCGCCTTTTGTATAGGCTCATTTGAAGAAGCTTGTGGAGTTATGGTATTTTATGCTATTGGAGAATATTTCCAAAATATTGCTATTATAAATTCAAGAAAAGATATAAAGAATTTATTAGAATTAAAAGAAGATACTGCAAATGTTATCTTAGATGAAAATGAAAACTTTGAAGAAGTTAAAATAGAAGATGTTAGGGAAGGTAGCTATATATTAGTTAAACCTGGAGAAAAAGTACCTTTAGATGGAATAATAGTAAAAGGATCTGGAGAATTTAATTTGGCAGCTTTAACAGGTGAAAGTATGCCTAAACAAATAGAAATAGGTGAAGCAGTATATGCAGGGGCTATTAATATGAATTCTAAAATTATACTTAAAGTAACACATAAGTATGAAAATTCTTCAATGTTTAAATTAGTCGAATTAATAGAAAGTTCTATGCATAAAAAAACGAAGGCAGATAAATTTATAACAACATTTTCTAATTGGTATACACCATGTATAATAATATTAGCTATTTTAGTTGCTATACTACCACCTTTGTTTACACAAAGAATTACTTTTGAAAAATCGCTTTATAGTAGTATAGTCTTACTTGTAATATCTTGTCCTTGTGCCTTGGTTTTGAGTATACCTTTAACATATTTTACTGGTGTTGGATCACTTGCTAAAAAAGGGATTTTAGTTAAGGCAATAAATATTTTTGATACAGTTGAAAAAGTTGATACGGTCTTTTTGGATAAAACTGGAACAATCACAGAAGGTAAGTTCCATGTTGCAGAAATAAATGAATATTATGATAATATGCGTGATTTGAATGAAAGAGAAATTTTTGAATATATTTATATTGCAGAAAATAATTCAAATCATCCCATTGCCAAAAGTATAATAGAGTTTATAAAAGCAAAATATGGCTTAACAAAGGTCAAATATGATGATGTATATATGGAATTTATTAGCTATTGTCAACATTGTGGTTGCTGTCATAAACCAAAAGAACATGGGGAAAATAAGGATGGGAAAATGTATGTTGATGAATATAGACATCATATAGGACATTTTGAGGAAGATTTATGTAATAATCATGAATTTAGTATAAATAATCCTGAAGAAGATAAGACTTTTGGTCAAGATATTCAAATTAAAAGCCTAAAAGAAATAGCAGGTCAAGGTATAAAATTAATAACTGAAAAGTATGAAGTTTTAGTTGGAAATGATGCTATGATGAAAAAAAATAAGGTATTGATTCCAGCTAGTGCGAAGAATATAAAGGATGAATATGGAACTAATGTTAATGTTGCCTTTAATGGGCAATATGTTCTTAATATTTATATTAGAGATAAAGTTAAAAAAGATACTAAAGAAGCTATTAAACAAATGAGACAAAATGGTATAAAAAATATAGTTATGCTAACAGGTGATAATAGACTTTCAGCAATGGAAGTTAAAAATTCATTAACTATTGATGAGTGCTACTATAATCTATTACCTAATGATAAGCTTAAAATATTAGAAGAACATAAAAAAGGGCAAAAAATTATGTATTTGGGTGATGGAATTAATGATGCCCCAGTTATAGCAAGTGCAGATGTAGGTGTAGCTATGGGGAAAGCTGGTAGTGATGTAACTATAGGAGCTTCAGATATAGTATTTAATACTGAAACTTTGATGAATGTTGTTTATTTGAAAAAAAATGCCAAAAAGATGAAGTATATAGTATTAGAAAATATAAGTATAATACTTATAGTTAAATTTATTATAATCATTTTAGGTATCTTAGGCAAAGCAGGAATGTGGGGAGCTGTGTTTGGAGATGTTGGAGTAGCTCTAGTTGCAATATTTAATTCTAAGAGAATAAAGAGAATAAAAATTAATTGA
- the rpmF gene encoding 50S ribosomal protein L32, with the protein MAVPKKRTSKAKRNMRRAHDGISAPSFIVEADGTVRRPHRVNLETGLYRGRQVLAEAKEEKEAK; encoded by the coding sequence ATGGCAGTACCAAAGAAGAGAACCTCTAAAGCAAAAAGAAACATGAGAAGGGCACATGATGGGATATCAGCACCTTCATTTATAGTTGAAGCTGATGGAACAGTAAGAAGACCACATAGAGTAAACTTAGAAACAGGGCTATATAGAGGTAGACAAGTATTAGCTGAAGCTAAAGAAGAAAAGGAAGCAAAATAA
- a CDS encoding GntR family transcriptional regulator, which translates to MVFNSSKPIYSQIYDMLIRDIINGKYKCGDKIISINEFSKKYVVNQNTVIHAYRELMYDNIIISKRGLGFFVTTDTNIINSFCEKRIDSLILSFLKEIKNCGFSKKELLRKIEEVNFDDIN; encoded by the coding sequence ATGGTTTTTAATTCTTCAAAGCCCATTTATTCTCAAATTTATGATATGTTAATTCGTGATATCATTAATGGAAAATATAAATGCGGCGATAAGATTATTTCTATAAATGAATTTTCAAAAAAATATGTTGTAAATCAAAATACTGTAATACATGCCTATCGTGAATTAATGTATGATAATATTATTATTTCAAAAAGAGGTTTAGGTTTTTTTGTAACAACAGATACAAATATTATAAATTCTTTTTGTGAAAAAAGAATCGATTCTTTAATACTTTCTTTTTTAAAAGAAATTAAAAATTGTGGTTTTTCTAAAAAGGAATTATTAAGAAAAATAGAGGAGGTAAATTTCGATGATATCAATTAA
- a CDS encoding thioredoxin family protein, with protein sequence MLINNEIKKQLSEYFKHITRPVRIHTKNPSENLNSFLSEIVSLSNNLSIVQDPDLPYRNNSFELYDVDKATGIVFSGIPGGHEFNSFILAILSIFGLGEKLTDEQKAKIKNIDEKMVIEVFVTLSCTFCPGVVQSLNKIALNNSNIIVNTIDGNEYIAEVREKRIVASPTVFINGEFLTSGAQSTDKLIEIITDKTMS encoded by the coding sequence ATGCTTATAAATAACGAAATTAAGAAGCAATTATCTGAATATTTTAAACATATAACTAGACCCGTACGAATACATACTAAAAATCCTAGTGAAAATTTAAATAGCTTTTTATCAGAAATTGTTTCATTGTCTAACAACTTAAGTATAGTTCAAGATCCTGATTTACCATATCGTAATAATTCATTTGAACTTTATGATGTTGATAAAGCAACTGGAATAGTATTCTCAGGCATACCTGGTGGACATGAATTCAATAGCTTTATACTTGCAATTCTATCTATATTTGGCTTGGGTGAAAAATTAACAGATGAACAAAAAGCTAAAATTAAGAATATAGACGAAAAAATGGTTATAGAGGTTTTTGTAACTTTATCTTGTACTTTTTGCCCTGGCGTTGTTCAAAGTTTAAATAAAATAGCTTTAAATAATAGCAATATTATTGTTAATACAATAGATGGTAATGAGTATATAGCAGAAGTTCGTGAAAAAAGAATTGTAGCTTCTCCAACGGTATTTATCAATGGTGAATTTTTAACTTCTGGTGCTCAAAGCACAGATAAATTAATAGAAATAATAACAGATAAAACTATGAGTTAA
- the rplO gene encoding 50S ribosomal protein L15, producing the protein MNINELKPAEGSKKERKRIGRGHGTGWGKTAGKGHNGQKQRSGTYVSASFEGGQMPLIRRIPKRGFSNAAFKKDLVVVNLKDFIDKYEDGETVSLETLIAKGVVKNPSFRVRYTEDGLRDRQYTSILKVIGVYEINKKLKFVVEKISKSAKELVEKAGGTVELLEVKSYSKIAKNNK; encoded by the coding sequence ATGAATATTAACGAATTAAAACCTGCTGAAGGATCAAAAAAAGAAAGAAAGAGAATCGGAAGAGGACATGGTACTGGTTGGGGTAAAACAGCTGGTAAGGGACATAATGGTCAAAAACAAAGATCTGGAACATATGTTTCAGCAAGCTTTGAAGGTGGTCAAATGCCTTTAATCAGAAGAATACCTAAAAGAGGATTCTCAAATGCAGCATTTAAAAAGGATTTAGTTGTTGTAAATCTTAAAGATTTCATTGATAAGTATGAAGATGGAGAAACAGTATCTTTAGAAACATTAATAGCTAAAGGTGTTGTTAAAAATCCTAGCTTTAGAGTTAGATATACTGAAGATGGATTAAGAGATAGACAATATACAAGTATTTTAAAAGTTATAGGTGTCTATGAAATAAATAAAAAGTTAAAATTTGTTGTTGAAAAGATATCTAAATCAGCTAAAGAATTAGTTGAAAAAGCTGGAGGAACAGTAGAATTATTAGAAGTTAAATCTTATTCAAAGATTGCTAAGAATAATAAATAA
- a CDS encoding MATE family efflux transporter, with amino-acid sequence MWKSVFKLAIPVAIQSIMFSLFNIFDQIMVGTLGTTAVVSVGLGSKIFFILLFTMIGLTGGLGILSAQLIGSEQTEKISKIQGMTMFAGSVLVLVFVILSMVFPRFCMTLFTNDEKVISLGIKYHRAIALGYIPFFLNIIYVTILRNAKIVKIPLYATIVGLGVNTLFNYILIFGKFGFPKLGVLGAGIATTSSQTISCIILLSIVYGKKLIGSYSIKELLQFLTFDKDILLYWKLTLPTLVENISFIATDSISNSIYGYMGTKQTIAVTIMFPIQGAIIGFFSGFSTASSVLVGNYLGKNEKEKAYIISKKILILASVAPLIVGCIYLLFNNLYLTIFKLSPYSLEMTKKVMYFMVIFAPIKIFNMTITNGALTAGGETKFVLYQSIIGSWVFAVPMGYISAFILHFPIYYVFVSISFAEILRACLCYYKYMNKSWLNNLVS; translated from the coding sequence ATGTGGAAATCTGTATTTAAATTAGCAATACCAGTAGCAATACAAAGTATTATGTTCTCACTATTCAATATTTTTGATCAAATAATGGTTGGAACTTTGGGAACAACAGCGGTGGTTTCAGTTGGCTTAGGATCTAAGATTTTTTTCATTTTATTATTTACTATGATAGGTTTAACTGGAGGATTAGGTATTTTATCAGCACAATTAATAGGAAGCGAACAAACAGAAAAGATTAGTAAAATACAAGGTATGACAATGTTTGCAGGAAGTGTTTTAGTCTTGGTATTTGTTATCTTATCTATGGTATTTCCTAGATTTTGTATGACTTTATTTACGAATGATGAAAAAGTAATATCCCTTGGAATAAAATATCATAGGGCTATTGCCTTAGGGTATATACCATTTTTCTTGAATATAATATATGTAACCATTTTAAGAAATGCAAAAATAGTTAAAATTCCACTATATGCAACAATTGTAGGACTTGGTGTAAATACATTATTTAATTATATTTTAATTTTTGGTAAATTTGGTTTTCCAAAACTTGGTGTTTTAGGAGCTGGAATTGCAACTACATCTTCACAAACTATTTCTTGTATAATTTTACTGAGCATAGTTTATGGGAAAAAATTAATAGGGTCATATAGCATAAAGGAACTTTTACAATTTTTAACTTTTGATAAAGATATTCTTCTATATTGGAAATTAACCCTACCAACTTTAGTTGAAAATATTAGCTTTATAGCAACAGATAGTATTTCAAACTCAATATATGGTTATATGGGGACAAAGCAAACAATAGCAGTTACAATAATGTTTCCTATACAAGGAGCTATAATAGGATTTTTCAGTGGATTTTCAACTGCCTCTAGTGTTCTTGTAGGTAATTATTTAGGCAAAAATGAAAAAGAAAAGGCATATATAATTTCTAAAAAAATATTGATATTAGCAAGTGTTGCACCTCTTATAGTAGGTTGTATTTATTTGTTATTTAATAATCTATATCTAACTATTTTTAAATTAAGTCCATATTCATTAGAAATGACAAAAAAAGTAATGTATTTTATGGTAATTTTTGCACCAATAAAAATATTTAATATGACTATTACTAATGGTGCATTGACAGCAGGAGGAGAAACAAAATTTGTATTGTATCAATCTATAATAGGTTCTTGGGTTTTTGCTGTTCCAATGGGATATATTTCAGCCTTTATTTTACATTTTCCAATATATTATGTTTTTGTATCTATTTCATTTGCAGAAATATTAAGAGCTTGCTTATGCTATTATAAATATATGAATAAATCATGGTTAAACAATTTAGTTAGCTAA